Below is a window of Ciceribacter thiooxidans DNA.
GCTCCACCTACCGTGCGGCCGCCGACGACTTCATCAACGGGCAACTCGTCTATTACTATTCCGGCTCGTGGCAGGTGCCGAATTTCTCGACCAAGATCGGTTCGAATTTCGACTGGGTCGCGACCGGCAGCCCCTGCGGTCCGGCCAATTGCACCGGCATGCCGGGTGGTGCAGGCCTCGTGGCGATCAAGTACACCAAGAACCCGAAGGAAGTGGCGAAGGTCATGGACTACCTCGCCCGCGAGGACATCGTGAAGGAGTTCTCCGAACGCACGCTGTTCCTGCCGGCCCACAAGGGCCTGCTCGCCAAGGGACTCGACTTCAAGACCGATGACGCGCAGGCGAAGGCGGCCCTCAACACGTTCGTCTCGGCCACGGGCTCGCTCTCCGAGCTTGCCCAGAAGCTGCCGGGCTGGTTCTGGTCCGACACCTTCTATGGCGCACTCGTCACCCGCGTCAGCCAGGCGGCCGCCGGCGAGATGCCCGTCGACGAGGCCTTCACCCGCATCGATGCGGATATCGCAGCCAAGGTGAAGGATTCCGGCCTGTAAGGTCGTAGCGCCGTCGGCAAACTTGCCACGGCCAAACGATGCCGGTCGCCGCGGGGCTTGCCCCGCTGCGCGCCGCAGGGGACATTCGTCCGCGCCGGACGGGTATCCACGGCCGGCCTGGGAGGAGAGGCATGAGAACGCACGATACCGGTAGAGCCGGACTGAGCGCGATCGTCACGGCGCCGGTCCACGTCGTCATGGGCATTCTCGACATGCCGTTGCGCAGATTGCAGCGGGTGGGCGGGACCGGCGGCATGGCGGCCTTCTTCCTGATGCCGAACATGCTGATCTTCGGCATCTTCGTGCTGTTGCCATTCTTCATCAACTTCGCCTATTCGATGACCGGCGGCACGGCGCTCTTCCTACCCGATCGCACCTTCGTCGGCGCGGACCAGTATGCGCGCCTCTTCGACTGCCGAAGTTATGTTGACCCGGGCAGTTGCGTCGAAGACACGTTCTGGACGGCAGTCTGGAACACCGCCGCGTTCGTCGTGCTCCAGGTCTCTTTGATGATCCTGGTCTCCCTCGTCACCGCGCTGATCCTCAATCGCGACCTTGCCGCGCGCAGCTTCTGGCGGGCCGTCTTCTTCTTCCCCGTCCTCTTGTCGCCGGTCGTCGTCGGGCTTATCTGGAAATGGATCCTCCAGCGCCAGGGCCTTCTCAATTTCGGTCTCTACGGCCTCGGTTTCGATCCCTATGTCTGGCTCAACGACCGCAACTGGGCGTTCGCCGCCACCATCGGTGTGTCGATCTGGGCGCATATGGGCTTCTACACCCTGATCCTGCTCGCAGGCCTGCAGGCGATCCCGAAAGACCTCTACGAGGCAGCCGAAATGGACGGCACCCGTCCGGCGCGTGCCTTCTGGCGCATCACGTTGCCGCTCCTCATGCCGAACCTGCTCGTCGTCGTCGTCCTCGTGCTCATCCGCGCGGTGCAGATCTTCGACGAGGTCTATGTCCTGACCGGCGGCGGGCCGGGAACGAGCACGCTATACCTCACCCAATACATCTACGAGACCGGCTTTGCGGCACAGTTGCGCAATCCCGGACTTGCTGCCGCCGCCTCGATCCTGATGGGCGCCGTGCTCGTCGTCCTAACCCTCGTCCAACTCGGGCTCGGCCGTTCCGGCGAGAAGAAGGGAGGCCGCAAATGAGCGGGATCATCCGTTTCCTCACGCGCCGGAGAGGCGGCAAGGGCTGGCACTGGACCGACGTGGTCACCTGGGTCTGGCTGATCGGCGGGCTCTTCATCATGTTCGGCCCGGCCGTCTGGCTGGTCGGCTCGTCCTTCAAATCTCCGGCGGCCCTCGCCGAATTCCCGCCGACCATCCTGCCTTACGTCACCCAGAAGGTGACGGTCGAGGGTTACGACAAGCCGCTCGATCTCTACGAGGCGACGCTCGAAGACGGCAGCACGGCGGTGCTCGCCGAAGTGCGGCGCATCGGCATCGTCAGCCAGATGATCGATCCGGCAAAACCCGGCGAGATCATCAAGGTCAATATCGCCAAGCGGCAGCCGGTGCGGGAAATGTCGTTCGCCACGACAAACTACTCCGAGCCCTTCACCCATTTCGATTTCGTCCGCTATCTCTGGAACTCCGTCTTCGTGACGGTCACAGCGACGCTGATCACACTCGTCGTCAATTCGATGGCCGCCTTCGCGCTTAGCAAATACGAATTCCGTGGCCGGGCGCTCGCCATGCTGCTGATTCTCGCCACCCTGATGGTCCCACTCTCGGTCATCATGGTGCCGCTCTACTCGATCGTCTCAGCGCTTGGCCTCTTCAACAGCCTCTGGGGCGTGATCCTGCCCACCGTCGCGACCCCGACGGGCGTCTTCATCCTCCGCCAGTACATGCTGACCATTCCCGACGAACTGGTGGACGCGGCGCGGATGGACAAGGCGTCGGAATGGCAGATCTACTGGCGCATCATCCTGCCGCTGACGGCGCCGGCACTTGCGGTGCTTGCGATCTTCTCCGTCGTTTGGCGCTGGAACGACTTCCTGTGGCCGCTGATCGTGCTCTCGCGCAAGGAACTCTACACACTCCAGGTCGGCCTCAGCATCTATTCGGGCGAGCTCAACGTGCAATGGCACTTCATCCTCGCCATGACCGTCGTGACCATGATCCCGGTCGTGCTGGTCTTCATCTTTCTGCAGCGCTTCATCACCACCGGCATCGCCGGCACCGGACTGAAATAGGGGAGCACCATGGGACATATCAGGCTCACCAGCGTGAAGAAGTCTTTCGGCGCCGTCGACGTGATCCACGACATCGACCTGGAAATCGTGGACGGCGAGTTCGTCGTCTTCGTCGGTCCCTCGGGCTGCGGAAAATCGACCCTCCTGCGCATGATCGCCGGTCTCGACCGGCCGTCGAG
It encodes the following:
- a CDS encoding carbohydrate ABC transporter permease, with the protein product MRTHDTGRAGLSAIVTAPVHVVMGILDMPLRRLQRVGGTGGMAAFFLMPNMLIFGIFVLLPFFINFAYSMTGGTALFLPDRTFVGADQYARLFDCRSYVDPGSCVEDTFWTAVWNTAAFVVLQVSLMILVSLVTALILNRDLAARSFWRAVFFFPVLLSPVVVGLIWKWILQRQGLLNFGLYGLGFDPYVWLNDRNWAFAATIGVSIWAHMGFYTLILLAGLQAIPKDLYEAAEMDGTRPARAFWRITLPLLMPNLLVVVVLVLIRAVQIFDEVYVLTGGGPGTSTLYLTQYIYETGFAAQLRNPGLAAAASILMGAVLVVLTLVQLGLGRSGEKKGGRK
- a CDS encoding carbohydrate ABC transporter permease → MSGIIRFLTRRRGGKGWHWTDVVTWVWLIGGLFIMFGPAVWLVGSSFKSPAALAEFPPTILPYVTQKVTVEGYDKPLDLYEATLEDGSTAVLAEVRRIGIVSQMIDPAKPGEIIKVNIAKRQPVREMSFATTNYSEPFTHFDFVRYLWNSVFVTVTATLITLVVNSMAAFALSKYEFRGRALAMLLILATLMVPLSVIMVPLYSIVSALGLFNSLWGVILPTVATPTGVFILRQYMLTIPDELVDAARMDKASEWQIYWRIILPLTAPALAVLAIFSVVWRWNDFLWPLIVLSRKELYTLQVGLSIYSGELNVQWHFILAMTVVTMIPVVLVFIFLQRFITTGIAGTGLK